Genomic DNA from Fusibacter sp. A1:
ATACGGCGAGGAAAGAGTCGCCGCTATGAACTTAAGTGATCAGGCGCTTGACTTCGACCAGCTGATGAAAGAAGTCGACGAGTATCTTAAAGTGCTAAAACTGGCATTTTACAAATAAAAGGAGGCATGTTTGATGATTAGTGTTAAGAATCTGCATCATTCTTATAGCAAGGATGACAAGTACGCTGTTAAAGATGTAAGTTTTGAAGTAGCCGAGGGAGAGGTATTCGGGTTCTTAGGACCATCAGGCGCCGGTAAGTCGACTACACAAGGAATCCTAACAGGACTTTTGCAACTTCAAAAGGGTCAAGTGTCTGTGGCTGGATACGATGTAAAGAAAATCAAAAACGAAATGTTCAACAAAATCGGCATGTCATTTGAGCAGTCCAACGTCTACAGCAAGATGACCGCAAAAGAAAATCTGGACTTTTATGCAAAGCTATTCGATGTCGAAACGATGGATTCTCAAAAACTTTTAGAGATGGTCGGTCTTGGCGACAAGGCCAACTTGAAAGCCGGCGAATTTTCAAAAGGCATGAAGCACAGACTTACCTTTGCAAGATCGATGATCAACAAACCTACCTTATGGTTTTTAGATGAGCCGACAACCGGATTAGACCCTGCAATCGCAGCTGAAATCAAAGACATCATCAAGGCCAGGCAAAAAGAAGGCGTCACTATCTTCTTGACCACGCACAACATGTATATCGCCGATGAACTTTGCGACAGGGTCGCATTCATCGTCGACGGTGAGATCAAACTGATCGATTCACCTAAAAATCTTAAACTGCAATACGGCGAAAAGTTTGTAGATGTAGAGTATATCAAAGACGACAAGGTTGTCAAAGACACCTTCTCCACCACCTTGGACGAAGACAAGAAAAGACTTCAAGAAGTCATCGGAAGCTACGAGATTGTCACGATGCACACCAAAGAAGCGACTCTTGAAGAGATCTTCATCAAAGTAACCGGAAGGGGGCTTATCTAATATGAAGTTATGGTATAGTTTCACCAAAGAGCTGAAACTATCGTCTAAAAGCTGGTACTTTTATATCGAAATCGGTATGGCGATTGTCTTTTTAGTAATCTTGCTTTTCGTAGTTCCCGAAAATTTCAACGACAAATCCGGTGAGTATATCTACATGGATCTTCCCGATACGTATGTCGAGTATATGTTCGATCAGACAAGAAACGAGGATTTGGATCATCAGGAGCAAATCGTAGAACTCGAGATAAACGACAGGACCGTCACAGCCACACTTTTTATCACCAGCGACAAAGAAATCTATTATTTGGATGATAAGCAAGCGGTTTTCGACTTTGCGGATATCGAAAAGAAGTTCGCTGCTGACATGTATTTGAACGACAAAGGTGAGATAGCCTACACTTACTACCTGCAGGGCTACGAAGCGGACCGCCTAAAAAATCTTTACTTGGTGTTCCACAACAAAGTCGCAAGTCTTGGAGACATCAAGACCCATGTTGAAGCGCAAGAAGTAAGGGTGATGCACGAAGGGTTTAAGGACATGTCCGATAGGGAGAGTTTCATACCTGTCTTCCTGACATTCAACGGCAGTCTGATGGGCCTATTCATCATCGCCGCGTACATCTTCCTGGATAAGCAGGAAGGCATCATCAAAGCTTATGCTGTCACGGCATCCACCGTGTGGCAGTATCTTTTAAGCAAGGTCGGAGTGCTTTCAGTCACTACATTGATCACAAGCCTCATCATGGTGATTCCGATCATAGGATTTGATATCAATTACGGTCTTCTGATCTTGTTTCTGATCACCTCAGGGTTATTCGCATCCTCACTGGGGCTAGTGCTGACAAGTTACTTTAAGGATTTCATGCAATCTTTTGGAGCGCTGTTTATCGTCATTATTTTCTTCATGTTGCCGAATATAGCCTACTTCATTCCTAGCTGGGATCCCGTCTGGATGAAATTCATTCCATCCTACTACATGATCCAGAGCTTCAAGGAAATCATACTCCCATCGACCGATGTGAACTTTGTACTGATGTCTTCTTTAGGTCTGTTTATAGCTGGATCGGTTCTTTTCACCTTTGCAAACTACAGATTTAA
This window encodes:
- a CDS encoding ABC transporter ATP-binding protein, with product MISVKNLHHSYSKDDKYAVKDVSFEVAEGEVFGFLGPSGAGKSTTQGILTGLLQLQKGQVSVAGYDVKKIKNEMFNKIGMSFEQSNVYSKMTAKENLDFYAKLFDVETMDSQKLLEMVGLGDKANLKAGEFSKGMKHRLTFARSMINKPTLWFLDEPTTGLDPAIAAEIKDIIKARQKEGVTIFLTTHNMYIADELCDRVAFIVDGEIKLIDSPKNLKLQYGEKFVDVEYIKDDKVVKDTFSTTLDEDKKRLQEVIGSYEIVTMHTKEATLEEIFIKVTGRGLI
- a CDS encoding ABC transporter permease; this translates as MKLWYSFTKELKLSSKSWYFYIEIGMAIVFLVILLFVVPENFNDKSGEYIYMDLPDTYVEYMFDQTRNEDLDHQEQIVELEINDRTVTATLFITSDKEIYYLDDKQAVFDFADIEKKFAADMYLNDKGEIAYTYYLQGYEADRLKNLYLVFHNKVASLGDIKTHVEAQEVRVMHEGFKDMSDRESFIPVFLTFNGSLMGLFIIAAYIFLDKQEGIIKAYAVTASTVWQYLLSKVGVLSVTTLITSLIMVIPIIGFDINYGLLILFLITSGLFASSLGLVLTSYFKDFMQSFGALFIVIIFFMLPNIAYFIPSWDPVWMKFIPSYYMIQSFKEIILPSTDVNFVLMSSLGLFIAGSVLFTFANYRFKKTLTI